A single genomic interval of Psychroserpens sp. NJDZ02 harbors:
- a CDS encoding ATP-binding protein, with the protein MPDTPPQNIEKANVLLTKAYAQRSLDLQESILLAKAALQISRDLDNKYVIARSLNQLGLYSMINSDYNDAIKYTKEALFIYKTIGDQNGVADSKYTMGSIHYKTDNYHQGLICLIEAMRIYKKRNDYRNQSKVGKAIGTAYEYIGDQSNAFTSYKDAIKNAKKVGCINLESNVYNNLSGLLLKKNKTRYALRMIEHSIALKKQSGDTRGYGFALYGRGKIHFALGDYKNAEIDFLKAIATYNKVIEIVGACMAYNKLGKLHYKVGDLKKAELTIIKGLNLSITYNISITKIKGYHQLYLIYKKGNKITKAFKYLELYLGEKEVMMNTQTQQVMENYNLINKTNELENEALLQKEKQKSIDKKNNDDLKAVKLQQEFLSVMSHEIRTPLNAMTTIVSILEDQVFGENKRLLNSLEFASNNLISIVNDVLDFSKLDSKKTALELDNTHFDTFCNNITNLHSTLAHSKGLKLTLNNNIPTTQNYLIDQTKLTQIISNLIGNAIKFTQKGHISFNITLEQETPKHDTILISIADTGDGISKKDLAEIFNSFAQIKPVMTRKQGGTGLGLAIVKKLVQLHNSEIQVKSKVHEGSEFYFQIQLEKAAPIISKIKPELHLLKDKVILLVEDTLMNAILITKVLSKWGVKTEHAINGKVAVEYSKKTKYDFILMDLHMPEMNGIDATQLIAKKDNLNSTTPIFAITADVMTTKNNKTHSDLFADVLWKPIEFEKLYLALSNVHQTRLQ; encoded by the coding sequence ATGCCTGATACGCCTCCTCAAAACATAGAAAAAGCTAATGTGTTACTTACAAAAGCTTATGCGCAGCGTTCATTAGATTTACAAGAGAGTATCTTACTTGCCAAAGCCGCCTTACAAATTAGTAGAGACCTTGACAACAAATACGTAATAGCGCGTAGCTTAAATCAACTAGGTTTGTATTCCATGATAAATAGTGACTATAACGACGCTATTAAATACACCAAAGAAGCACTATTTATTTATAAAACCATAGGCGACCAAAATGGTGTGGCAGACTCCAAATACACCATGGGTAGCATACATTACAAAACTGATAATTACCACCAAGGCTTAATTTGCCTGATTGAAGCGATGCGTATTTACAAAAAGCGTAACGATTATCGGAATCAGTCCAAAGTTGGTAAAGCAATTGGTACTGCTTACGAGTATATTGGTGATCAATCCAATGCGTTTACATCTTACAAAGACGCTATAAAAAATGCTAAAAAAGTAGGTTGTATAAATCTAGAATCCAATGTCTACAATAACCTATCTGGGTTATTACTAAAAAAGAATAAAACTAGATATGCCTTACGCATGATAGAGCACTCTATTGCTTTAAAAAAGCAATCCGGAGATACTAGAGGATATGGTTTTGCACTGTACGGACGTGGTAAAATACATTTTGCTTTAGGTGATTATAAAAACGCCGAAATAGATTTTTTAAAAGCCATTGCGACTTATAACAAAGTAATCGAAATAGTGGGAGCCTGTATGGCCTATAATAAATTAGGCAAACTACACTATAAAGTAGGCGACCTCAAAAAAGCAGAACTAACAATAATTAAAGGCTTAAACCTCTCTATTACTTACAATATTTCGATAACAAAAATAAAAGGATACCATCAATTATATCTTATTTACAAAAAAGGAAATAAAATCACTAAAGCCTTTAAATATCTAGAGTTATACCTAGGAGAAAAGGAAGTCATGATGAATACCCAAACACAACAAGTTATGGAAAACTATAACTTGATTAATAAAACTAACGAATTAGAAAACGAGGCCTTGCTTCAAAAGGAGAAACAAAAAAGCATTGATAAAAAAAATAATGACGACTTAAAAGCGGTTAAATTACAGCAAGAGTTTCTATCGGTTATGAGCCATGAGATACGGACTCCATTAAATGCCATGACCACTATTGTCTCCATTTTGGAAGACCAAGTCTTCGGAGAAAACAAAAGACTATTAAACAGTCTTGAATTTGCCTCTAACAACCTAATAAGTATTGTCAATGACGTTTTAGACTTCTCTAAACTAGACTCAAAAAAAACAGCATTGGAGCTTGATAATACACATTTTGACACTTTTTGCAATAACATAACAAATCTACATAGCACTTTAGCACACTCTAAAGGGTTAAAATTGACCTTAAATAATAATATTCCAACAACTCAAAATTACCTTATAGATCAGACTAAGTTAACCCAGATCATTAGTAATCTTATTGGAAACGCCATTAAATTTACTCAAAAAGGACACATCTCCTTTAATATAACATTAGAACAAGAAACTCCAAAGCACGATACCATTTTAATTAGTATTGCAGACACTGGAGATGGTATCTCTAAAAAAGATTTAGCCGAAATATTTAATAGTTTCGCTCAAATAAAACCAGTCATGACCAGAAAACAAGGTGGTACTGGTTTAGGATTAGCAATTGTTAAAAAATTAGTCCAATTACATAATAGCGAAATTCAAGTAAAAAGCAAAGTACACGAAGGTTCTGAGTTTTATTTCCAGATACAACTAGAAAAAGCAGCTCCGATTATTAGTAAAATCAAACCTGAATTACACTTGTTAAAAGATAAGGTTATACTATTAGTCGAAGACACCTTGATGAATGCTATTCTTATTACAAAAGTATTATCTAAATGGGGTGTCAAAACAGAACATGCCATTAATGGTAAAGTTGCGGTAGAGTACTCAAAAAAAACAAAGTATGATTTTATTTTAATGGACTTACATATGCCAGAAATGAATGGTATTGACGCTACCCAATTAATTGCAAAAAAAGACAATTTAAATAGCACCACGCCAATATTTGCGATCACAGCAGATGTTATGACCACTAAAAACAACAAAACGCATTCTGATTTATTTGCTGACGTCCTTTGGAAACCTATCGAATTTGAGAAGTTATACCTAGCTTTATCCAATGTCCACCAGACACGGTTGCAGTAA